A stretch of the Sphingosinithalassobacter tenebrarum genome encodes the following:
- a CDS encoding cell division protein FtsX encodes MKFSINPAGPERRLLDRSRRTRAMSWIMAIMLFLTVLAGALGLGMFAARGSLDRQLAGRLTVQIVEPDEAARDRDTRAMADAFRKLPAVKRVEVVDRERLAELVRPWLGDAGLDPDLPMPAMIDVDLSDASDAAVSRVESAAREIYAEARVDRHAQWLSPIRGFMTTLSWLAIGLVLLMASATAAVVLLVARSGLDTHRDTIEVLHMLGATDLQVARLFQRRIAFDTLLGGLVGTGLAMALVAFLQSRLGMLGSEMLSGVALHQRDWFLLLILPILFALMATFAARVAVLGALRRIL; translated from the coding sequence ATGAAGTTCAGCATCAATCCAGCCGGGCCCGAACGCCGCCTGCTCGATCGCAGCCGCCGGACGCGCGCGATGAGCTGGATCATGGCGATCATGCTGTTCCTGACCGTGCTGGCCGGCGCGCTGGGGCTGGGCATGTTCGCCGCGCGCGGATCGCTCGACCGCCAGCTTGCCGGGCGTCTGACGGTGCAGATCGTCGAGCCCGACGAAGCTGCGCGCGACCGCGACACCCGCGCGATGGCCGATGCGTTCCGCAAGCTTCCCGCGGTCAAGCGCGTCGAAGTGGTCGATCGCGAGCGGCTGGCCGAACTGGTCCGCCCCTGGCTCGGCGATGCGGGGCTCGACCCCGATCTGCCGATGCCCGCGATGATCGATGTCGATCTGTCCGACGCGAGCGACGCGGCGGTCTCGCGCGTCGAAAGCGCCGCACGCGAAATCTATGCCGAAGCCCGCGTCGATCGCCACGCGCAATGGCTATCGCCGATCCGCGGGTTCATGACGACGCTGAGCTGGCTGGCGATCGGGCTCGTCCTGCTGATGGCGAGCGCGACGGCGGCGGTGGTGCTGCTCGTCGCGCGATCGGGGCTCGACACGCATCGCGACACGATCGAAGTGCTCCATATGCTGGGCGCCACCGATCTGCAGGTCGCGCGCCTGTTTCAACGGCGCATCGCGTTCGACACGTTGCTCGGCGGACTGGTCGGCACCGGGCTGGCGATGGCGCTTGTCGCCTTTCTCCAGTCGCGGCTCGGCATGCTCGGTTCGGAAATGCTCAGCGGCGTGGCGCTGCATCAGCGCGACTGGTTCCTGCTGCTGATCCTGCCGATCCTCTTTGCGCTGATGGCGACCTTTGCCGCCCGCGTCGCGGTGCTCGGCGCCCTGCGGCGGATCCTGTGA
- the ftsE gene encoding cell division ATP-binding protein FtsE yields MANIVQFENVGLRYGTGPETLSDISFTLRSGAFYFVTGASGAGKTSLLKLLYLNQRPTRGVVRLFGEDTVTLPRKRLPGFRRRIGVVFQDFRLVPHLSSYDNIALPLRVAGIPENDIEAPVREMLAWVGLTDRGKAKPLTLSGGEQQRVAIARAVIGRPEILVADEPTGNVDPDMAERLLHLFDSLNRLGTTVVVATHDFHLLNRIPTAHMMRLDKGRIHDPTGALRHPAGSNE; encoded by the coding sequence ATGGCCAATATCGTGCAATTCGAGAATGTCGGACTGCGTTATGGCACCGGCCCGGAAACGCTTTCCGACATCAGCTTCACGCTGCGGTCGGGCGCGTTTTATTTCGTTACCGGCGCGTCGGGCGCGGGCAAGACGAGCCTTCTCAAGCTGTTATACCTCAACCAGCGCCCCACGCGCGGTGTCGTGCGCTTGTTCGGCGAAGATACGGTAACGCTGCCGCGCAAGCGGCTGCCCGGCTTTCGGCGCCGGATCGGCGTGGTGTTTCAGGATTTCCGGCTCGTCCCGCACCTGTCGAGCTATGACAATATCGCGCTGCCGCTTCGCGTCGCGGGGATTCCCGAAAACGATATCGAAGCGCCGGTGCGCGAAATGCTCGCCTGGGTGGGGCTTACCGATCGCGGCAAGGCCAAGCCGCTGACGCTTTCCGGGGGCGAGCAGCAGCGCGTCGCCATCGCGCGCGCCGTGATCGGGCGCCCCGAAATCCTGGTCGCCGACGAACCGACCGGCAATGTCGATCCCGACATGGCCGAACGGCTGCTGCACCTGTTCGATTCGCTCAATCGCCTCGGCACCACCGTGGTCGTCGCGACGCATGACTTCCATCTGCTCAACCGGATTCCGACCGCGCACATGATGCGCCTCGACAAGGGGCGGATTCACGACCCGACCGGCGCGCTGCGCCATCCGGCGGGGTCGAACGAATGA
- a CDS encoding lysophospholipid acyltransferase family protein has translation MNHLRTLIFQIFFFGISVPMVLLAPPVALLGPRPLRRYGNAWLNMLRWSARHIAGIRTQIEGTVPKGPVLFAAKHQSIFEPLELARLIDAPAVVMKKELTRIPIWGWCARRYGVIAVDRKASASALRGMMREAQEALKGGRSVMIFPEGTRVAPGESPRLQSGFAGLYRMLNLPVVPVAVESGHVWPKKGPMRPGTVTLRFGEPIAPGLPRPEIEARVHAEINALETEAADARLP, from the coding sequence ATGAACCATCTTCGCACGCTGATCTTCCAGATCTTCTTTTTCGGCATTTCGGTGCCGATGGTGCTGCTCGCGCCGCCGGTCGCGCTGCTCGGTCCGCGGCCGCTGCGCCGGTACGGCAATGCCTGGCTCAACATGCTGCGCTGGTCGGCTCGGCATATCGCGGGAATCAGGACGCAAATCGAAGGGACGGTCCCCAAAGGGCCGGTATTGTTCGCCGCCAAGCACCAGTCGATCTTCGAACCGCTCGAACTCGCCCGGCTGATCGATGCCCCCGCAGTGGTGATGAAGAAGGAGCTGACGCGGATTCCCATCTGGGGCTGGTGCGCGCGCCGCTATGGCGTCATCGCAGTCGACCGCAAGGCCTCGGCTTCGGCGCTGCGCGGTATGATGCGCGAGGCGCAGGAAGCGCTCAAGGGCGGCCGATCGGTGATGATTTTCCCCGAAGGCACTCGCGTCGCGCCGGGCGAGTCTCCGCGCCTGCAATCGGGCTTTGCCGGGCTTTATCGCATGCTCAACCTGCCGGTGGTGCCGGTGGCGGTGGAAAGCGGCCATGTCTGGCCCAAAAAGGGGCCGATGCGTCCGGGCACCGTCACGCTGCGCTTCGGCGAACCGATCGCGCCCGGCCTGCCCCGGCCCGAGATCGAGGCACGGGTGCATGCCGAGATCAACGCGCTGGAAACCGAAGCGGCGGACGCCCGCCTGCCCTGA
- a CDS encoding prephenate/arogenate dehydrogenase family protein gives MLPPSTSLGTGFSRVTIIGLGLIGSSIARAVGKYMPDVVVTGYDANPDVRATAQAIGLCGDIADSAGAAVTDADFVIFCVPVGAMGAAAAEIAADLPADAVVSDVGSCKESVAAELMAALPGAKVIPAHPVAGTENSGPEAGFATLFQNRWCIVTPPEGADSLAVERVCEFWRALGAEVEMMAPDHHDRVLAVTSHLPHLIAYTIVGTASDLEEVTRSEVIKYSAGGFRDFTRIAASDPTMWRDVFLSNKEAVLDMLQRFSEDLSALQRAIRWGKGDELFDLFTRTRAIRRSILEEGQDDARPDFGRSHDE, from the coding sequence ATGCTTCCTCCCTCGACTTCGCTCGGGACAGGCTTTTCGCGAGTCACCATCATCGGCCTGGGCCTGATCGGATCGTCGATCGCGCGGGCGGTGGGCAAATATATGCCCGATGTCGTGGTGACCGGTTATGATGCGAACCCGGACGTGCGCGCGACGGCTCAGGCGATCGGACTGTGCGGCGATATCGCCGACAGCGCGGGCGCGGCGGTGACCGATGCCGATTTCGTCATCTTCTGCGTGCCGGTGGGCGCGATGGGCGCGGCTGCGGCGGAAATCGCGGCCGATCTGCCCGCCGACGCAGTGGTAAGCGATGTCGGATCGTGCAAGGAAAGCGTCGCTGCCGAACTGATGGCGGCGCTTCCCGGCGCGAAGGTGATTCCCGCGCATCCGGTGGCGGGCACCGAGAATAGCGGGCCGGAGGCGGGCTTCGCCACGCTCTTCCAGAATCGCTGGTGCATCGTCACGCCGCCCGAAGGCGCCGATTCGCTCGCGGTGGAGCGGGTTTGCGAATTCTGGCGCGCGCTGGGCGCCGAAGTCGAGATGATGGCGCCCGACCATCACGATCGCGTGCTCGCGGTGACCAGCCATCTGCCGCATCTCATCGCCTATACCATCGTCGGCACCGCGTCCGATCTCGAGGAAGTGACGCGCAGCGAAGTGATCAAATATTCGGCGGGCGGCTTTCGCGATTTCACCCGCATCGCCGCGTCCGATCCGACGATGTGGCGCGACGTGTTCCTTTCGAACAAGGAAGCTGTGCTCGACATGCTTCAGCGCTTTTCGGAGGATCTGTCGGCGCTGCAGCGCGCGATCCGCTGGGGCAAGGGCGACGAATTGTTCGATCTGTTCACGCGCACCCGCGCGATCCGGCGGAGCATCCTCGAAGAGGGGCAGGACGATGCGCGCCCCGATTTCGGGCGCTCGCACGACGAATAG
- the hisC gene encoding histidinol-phosphate transaminase: MTAPQPKPWIMGIAPYVPGRSTVDGAAKVTKLSSNENPLGTPQAAREAFETAHRSLERYPDAAAAELREKIAAHYGLDPARVIYGTGSDEILHLAAGAYAGPGDEILYVRYGFAVYDIAARRVGATPVIAPDKDHATDIDALLACVTEKTRVVFVANPNNPTGTFMPHADVMRLHAGLPSDVLLVLDQAYAEYLDAGEDDGGMELAIDAPNVLVTRTFSKIYGLAAERIGWGYASAPIIDALHRIRAPFNVTTAGQSAAIAALDSQDFVVASREHNTTWRAWFEDQIAGMGNAGLRAVPSKANFSLVLFEGRVTAEMAYHALMERGYIVRWLPGQGLPNGLRITIGTEEDMRGIADALREIVGG, translated from the coding sequence ATGACTGCACCGCAACCCAAGCCCTGGATCATGGGCATCGCGCCTTACGTGCCCGGCCGTTCGACGGTCGACGGCGCGGCCAAGGTGACCAAGCTATCGTCGAACGAAAATCCGCTGGGCACGCCGCAGGCGGCGCGCGAAGCGTTCGAAACGGCGCATCGCAGCCTCGAACGCTACCCCGATGCGGCGGCGGCCGAACTGCGCGAAAAGATCGCCGCGCACTACGGTCTCGATCCCGCCCGTGTGATCTACGGCACCGGATCGGACGAGATCCTGCATCTGGCCGCCGGCGCCTATGCCGGGCCGGGCGACGAGATTCTGTATGTCCGCTACGGTTTCGCCGTCTATGATATCGCCGCGCGGCGCGTCGGCGCGACGCCGGTGATCGCGCCCGACAAGGACCATGCGACCGACATCGACGCGCTGCTCGCCTGCGTCACCGAAAAGACGCGCGTGGTGTTCGTCGCCAATCCCAACAATCCCACCGGCACCTTCATGCCGCACGCCGATGTCATGCGGCTCCACGCCGGACTGCCGAGCGACGTGTTGCTGGTGCTCGATCAGGCCTATGCCGAATATCTCGACGCCGGCGAGGACGATGGCGGGATGGAGCTCGCCATCGACGCGCCCAATGTGCTGGTGACGCGCACTTTCTCGAAGATCTACGGGCTCGCCGCCGAACGCATCGGCTGGGGCTATGCCTCGGCGCCGATCATCGACGCGCTGCATCGCATCCGCGCGCCGTTCAATGTCACGACCGCCGGGCAGAGCGCCGCGATCGCCGCGCTCGATTCGCAGGATTTCGTGGTCGCAAGCCGCGAGCATAATACGACTTGGCGCGCCTGGTTCGAGGACCAGATCGCGGGCATGGGCAATGCCGGGCTGCGCGCAGTGCCGTCCAAGGCCAATTTCTCGCTGGTGCTGTTCGAAGGCCGTGTGACCGCCGAGATGGCGTATCACGCGCTGATGGAGCGCGGCTATATCGTCCGCTGGCTGCCCGGACAGGGGCTGCCCAACGGGCTGCGTATCACCATCGGCACCGAGGAAGACATGCGCGGCATCGCCGATGCATTGCGCGAGATCGTGGGCGGCTGA
- a CDS encoding YdcF family protein yields the protein MIWRGAALAVLFWVLGFAVFMMSLGQPLEARTTDAIVVLTGGPGRIDRGIALLEEKAARRMLISGVDPDVRPGELAAEYQADRALFDCCIDLGQEAVDTRSNADEAAAWVRGHGYASVRLVTSDWHMPRAHLELAHALGNDIELLGDPVPTRPRLRTLFAEYHKYLIRRAALLIRFD from the coding sequence GTGATCTGGCGCGGCGCGGCGCTGGCCGTTCTTTTCTGGGTGCTGGGCTTCGCGGTCTTCATGATGTCGCTCGGCCAGCCGCTCGAAGCGCGCACCACCGATGCCATCGTGGTGCTCACCGGCGGGCCGGGGCGGATCGATCGCGGCATCGCGCTGCTCGAGGAAAAGGCCGCCCGGCGCATGCTGATCAGCGGCGTAGACCCCGATGTCCGCCCGGGCGAGCTCGCCGCCGAATATCAGGCCGATCGCGCACTGTTCGATTGCTGCATCGATCTGGGCCAGGAAGCAGTCGACACCCGGTCCAACGCCGACGAGGCCGCGGCATGGGTGCGCGGCCACGGCTATGCCTCGGTACGGCTGGTGACATCCGACTGGCACATGCCGCGCGCGCATCTCGAACTGGCGCATGCGCTGGGCAACGACATCGAGCTGCTCGGCGATCCGGTACCCACGCGGCCGCGGCTTCGCACGCTGTTCGCCGAATATCACAAATATCTGATCCGCCGCGCCGCGCTGCTCATCAGATTCGACTGA
- the metW gene encoding methionine biosynthesis protein MetW, whose product MTALRPDLAIIADNVAPGSRVLDVGCGDGALMAALRDERQCDARGLELDGHNVAAAMARGLSVVQGDADTDLADYPDSAFDYAILSQTLQTTRRPDIVLENLLRIGRQAFVSFPNFAHWRMRAALVTHGRMPITRQLPLAWYDTPNIHHLSIDDFRDFVNARGIAVEGCWFLAGEKRRGSGWANLLAQHAVFLLRR is encoded by the coding sequence GTGACCGCTCTGCGCCCCGATCTCGCGATCATCGCCGACAATGTCGCGCCAGGCAGTCGCGTGCTCGATGTCGGCTGCGGCGACGGCGCGCTGATGGCGGCGTTACGCGACGAACGGCAATGCGATGCACGCGGGCTCGAGCTCGACGGGCATAACGTCGCCGCGGCGATGGCGCGCGGCCTTTCGGTGGTGCAGGGCGATGCCGATACCGATCTTGCCGACTATCCCGACAGCGCGTTCGATTACGCGATCCTCAGCCAGACGCTGCAGACGACGCGGCGTCCCGACATCGTTCTCGAAAACCTGCTGCGAATCGGGCGGCAGGCCTTCGTGTCCTTCCCCAATTTCGCGCATTGGCGGATGCGCGCTGCGCTGGTGACACACGGACGGATGCCGATCACGCGGCAATTGCCGCTCGCCTGGTATGATACGCCCAACATCCACCACCTCTCGATCGACGATTTCCGCGATTTCGTGAACGCGCGCGGGATCGCTGTCGAAGGATGCTGGTTTCTTGCCGGAGAGAAGCGCCGCGGATCCGGCTGGGCCAATCTGCTTGCCCAGCACGCGGTGTTCCTGCTGCGAAGATAA
- a CDS encoding flavin monoamine oxidase family protein gives MRGTTTIWRALAQARRDRLSESGEAAPISESPAATRRALLAGIAATGAIGTAGALAALPRGGPAFTGGRVAIVGGGMAGLSALHRLTGEGIDARLYEASRRIGGRIHTQRGEGGDPTFEVGGQLVNTDHGDMHALLREFGIALIDRKAGTHKTLVIANGKPLSQDRLVAGLGPIAAQIGADADRLDADYAGQAPRIDRLSIAQYLDLHADLMPEPWVRRLLEATSRSEYGAEPEAASALGLVFNLPTVEGRRVDVLGGADERYLIEGGSDTLPRALAARHANRIETGRRLVRIERDGGAMRLRFADGDSARADRVIVALPAGIAGRIAYDVPIPPIWHRFHKEIALGTNEKVQVATTARPGAQACGTGGEVWQTDAGGGWSQGWDGSVHGASGVSPVWTWYLGGDEALARTKPPRDQAASFAGAVARSMPELSPGSRVVRRTAWHRDPLIGGGYVNYAPGVLTRYAKLLWIEGAGHSRVDSGRIQFAGEHLSDAFPGYMNGAAQTGRMAAEALIGEGRAAAA, from the coding sequence ATGCGAGGGACGACAACCATCTGGCGCGCGCTGGCGCAAGCGCGGCGCGACCGGCTATCCGAATCGGGCGAAGCCGCACCCATATCCGAATCGCCGGCGGCAACGCGCCGCGCACTGCTGGCGGGCATCGCCGCGACCGGCGCGATCGGCACGGCAGGCGCGCTGGCGGCGCTGCCCCGCGGCGGCCCGGCCTTTACCGGCGGGCGAGTCGCGATCGTCGGCGGCGGCATGGCGGGGCTTTCGGCGCTCCACCGGCTGACAGGCGAAGGGATCGACGCGCGGCTGTACGAAGCATCGCGCAGGATCGGCGGGCGTATCCATACCCAACGCGGCGAAGGCGGCGATCCGACGTTCGAAGTCGGCGGACAGCTGGTCAATACCGATCATGGCGACATGCACGCGCTGCTGCGCGAATTCGGCATCGCGCTGATTGATCGCAAGGCTGGCACGCACAAGACGCTGGTGATCGCGAACGGCAAGCCGCTGTCGCAGGACAGGCTGGTCGCGGGGCTGGGCCCGATCGCGGCGCAGATCGGCGCCGACGCCGATCGGCTCGATGCCGATTATGCCGGCCAGGCGCCACGGATCGACCGGCTTTCGATCGCGCAGTATCTGGATCTGCATGCCGATCTGATGCCCGAACCCTGGGTCCGCCGCCTGCTCGAAGCGACCAGCCGTTCCGAATATGGCGCAGAGCCCGAAGCCGCTTCCGCACTCGGCCTTGTCTTCAACCTGCCCACGGTCGAGGGGCGCCGCGTCGACGTGCTGGGCGGCGCGGACGAACGCTATCTGATCGAAGGGGGCAGCGACACACTGCCCCGCGCGCTGGCGGCGCGCCACGCCAACCGAATCGAGACCGGGCGGCGGCTCGTGCGGATCGAACGCGATGGCGGCGCGATGCGGCTGCGTTTCGCCGACGGCGACAGCGCCCGCGCCGACCGCGTGATCGTCGCGCTGCCCGCCGGGATCGCCGGCCGCATCGCCTATGACGTGCCGATACCGCCGATATGGCACCGCTTTCACAAGGAAATCGCGCTCGGCACCAACGAAAAGGTGCAAGTGGCCACCACCGCCCGTCCCGGCGCGCAGGCGTGCGGAACCGGCGGCGAAGTGTGGCAGACCGATGCCGGCGGCGGCTGGTCGCAAGGCTGGGACGGCTCGGTGCATGGCGCCAGCGGTGTCTCGCCGGTATGGACCTGGTATCTGGGCGGCGACGAAGCGCTGGCGCGGACCAAGCCGCCGCGTGATCAGGCCGCGTCCTTTGCCGGCGCCGTTGCGCGATCGATGCCCGAACTGTCGCCCGGATCGCGCGTCGTCCGCCGTACCGCCTGGCACCGCGACCCGCTGATCGGCGGCGGCTATGTCAATTACGCGCCGGGCGTGCTCACCCGCTATGCCAAGCTGCTGTGGATCGAAGGCGCCGGGCACTCGCGCGTGGACAGCGGGCGTATCCAGTTCGCCGGCGAGCATCTGTCGGACGCCTTTCCTGGCTATATGAACGGCGCGGCGCAGACCGGGCGGATGGCGGCAGAGGCGCTGATCGGCGAAGGGCGCGCGGCGGCGGCCTGA
- the metX gene encoding homoserine O-acetyltransferase MetX, with the protein MSEDTRFGLGRTVTLPGPLRLDGGGSLAPVEIAYETYGTLAPDASNAILVCHALTGDQHVASEHPRTGKPGWWTRMVGPGKPIDTDRFCVICTNVLGSCMGSSGPASRNPATGTPYAMAFPVITIRDMVRAQAMLLDHLGIERLFAIVGGSMGGMQALSWTATYPDRVAAAVVIASTARHSAQNIAFHEVGRQAIMADPDWRDGNYYAADTTPSAGLAVARMAAHITYLSEAGLTEKFGRKLQGREAKTFGFDADFQVESYLRYQGLSFTDRFDANSYLYITRAMDYFDLAEEHGGMLANAFRSSRARFCVVSFDTDWLYPTAESRAVVRALNAAAAPASFVELSSPFGHDAFLLENAELARLVDGFLRAGDGK; encoded by the coding sequence ATGTCCGAAGACACGCGTTTTGGCCTCGGCCGCACCGTGACGCTGCCGGGGCCGCTGCGGCTCGACGGCGGCGGCTCGCTCGCGCCCGTCGAAATCGCCTATGAAACCTATGGCACGCTCGCCCCCGATGCGAGCAACGCGATCCTCGTCTGCCATGCGCTGACCGGCGACCAGCATGTCGCTTCGGAGCATCCGCGCACCGGCAAACCGGGCTGGTGGACGCGGATGGTCGGGCCGGGCAAGCCGATCGACACCGATCGCTTCTGCGTCATCTGCACCAATGTCCTCGGCAGCTGCATGGGATCCTCGGGCCCGGCGAGCCGGAACCCGGCGACGGGAACGCCCTATGCGATGGCATTCCCTGTCATCACCATCCGCGACATGGTGCGCGCGCAGGCGATGCTGCTCGACCATCTCGGTATCGAACGGCTGTTCGCGATCGTCGGCGGATCGATGGGCGGGATGCAGGCGCTCAGCTGGACCGCGACCTATCCCGATCGCGTCGCCGCGGCGGTCGTGATCGCTTCGACCGCACGGCATTCGGCGCAGAATATCGCGTTCCACGAAGTCGGACGTCAGGCGATCATGGCCGATCCCGACTGGCGCGACGGCAATTACTATGCCGCCGACACCACGCCGAGCGCGGGCCTCGCCGTCGCGCGGATGGCCGCGCATATCACCTATCTCTCCGAAGCAGGGCTGACCGAGAAATTCGGCCGCAAGCTGCAGGGGCGCGAAGCCAAGACCTTCGGCTTCGACGCAGATTTCCAGGTGGAAAGCTATCTGCGCTATCAGGGGCTGAGCTTCACCGACCGGTTCGACGCGAACAGCTATCTCTACATCACCCGCGCGATGGACTATTTCGACCTCGCCGAGGAACATGGCGGCATGCTCGCCAATGCCTTTCGCAGTTCGCGGGCGCGATTCTGCGTGGTGAGCTTCGATACCGACTGGCTCTATCCGACGGCCGAATCGCGCGCCGTCGTCCGCGCGCTCAACGCCGCCGCCGCGCCGGCGAGCTTCGTCGAGCTGAGCTCGCCCTTCGGCCATGACGCCTTCCTGCTCGAAAATGCCGAGCTGGCGCGCCTCGTCGACGGGTTTCTGCGCGCGGGAGATGGCAAGTGA